A genomic segment from Juglans regia cultivar Chandler chromosome 14, Walnut 2.0, whole genome shotgun sequence encodes:
- the LOC108990295 gene encoding receptor-like serine/threonine-protein kinase NCRK — translation MKLQTEVAIAYLISFIWILQIHCDELSSTSSRNKWTCKCSSYHGNQSYTVKSNCSTACDCIPDAGGSGSTWTCTCTADGFPKLVSDNVDRNCFTACNCTSGSLSTAQVSKKHISSKVVVIILLLCAILTTFAFLASAICYVYRRDKFSSDKEKNCDSATNLISLRTSSALQSKFSIDIPTNPFTGCFQKTSLLLRSKTGNTHGTIIQFSYSQLESATRKFSNSNLIGVGGSSYVYRGQLRNGRIVAIKRLKTQGGPDSESLFSTEIELLSRLHHCHVVPLLGYCSESMGKNAERLLVFEYMPNGNLRESLDEGSGREMDWPTRVAIAIGAARGLEYLHEAAAPRILHCDVKSTNILLDDNWRAKITDLGMAKFLRADGLPSCSNSPAKMQGTFGYFAPEYAIVGKASPKSDVFSFGVVLLELISGRQPIYKLSCNREESLVIWATPCLQDSRRVITELADHSLNGNFPEEEMQIMAYLAKECLLLNPDDRPTMGEIVQILSTIAPDKSRRRNLPVYLYQRSSPHRIRSESFIQRHTNQMEKRPVPSSKRCSLQLSGPIDGEETRPAPSSKESTPCSPAVEVDSIVCVGDDSNEADHTSPEYIKSLILETSNSSSWHASNDEVDLTEPRFESFWMANIKTP, via the exons ATGAAGCTCCAGACAGAAGTTGCCATTGCTTATCTTATCAGCTTTATCTGGATTCTGCAAATTCATTGCG ATGAACTTTCTAGTACTTCTAGCAGAAACAAATGGACATGTAAATGTTCTTCCTACCATGGAAATCAGAGTTATACTGTTAAATCCAACTGTTCCACAGCCTGTGATTGCATTCCAG ATGCTGGAGGAAGTGGAAGCACATGGACGTGTACATGCACTGCTGACGGGTTTCCTAAGTTAGTTTCTGACAATGTTGATAGAAACTGTTTTACAGCTTGCAACTGCACGTCTG GATCTCTCAGCACGGCACAAGTCTCAAAAAAGCACATTTCAAGCAAAGTTGTTGTGATTATTCTATTACTGTGTGCCATTCTCACAACTTTTGCATTTCTTGCCTCTGCCATTTGCTATGTCTATCGAAGGGACAAGTTCTCATCAGACAAGGAAAAAAATTGCGATAGTGCTACCAACTTAATAAGTCTTAGGACTTCTTCAGCACTACAGAGCAAATTTTCTATAGATATTCCCACAAATCCTTTTACAG GATGCTTTCAGAAGACTTCTTTGTTACTTAGAAGCAAAACAGGGAATACACATGGAACCATCAtccaattttcatattctcaattgGAAAGTGCAACCAGAAAGTTCTCGAACTCTAATCTTATTGGAGTTGGAGGAAGCAGCTATGTTTATCGTGGTCAGCTCAGAAATGGCAGAATTGTGGCAATTAAGCGGCTAAAAACTCAGGGGGGACCAGATTCAGAATCTCTATTTTCAACGGAG ATTGAACTATTATCCAGACTTCATCATTGTCATGTGGTGCCTTTGCTTGGCTACTGCTCAGAATCCATGGGAAAAAATGCTGAGAGGCTTCTGGTATTTGAGTACATGCCTAATGGTaatttgagagagagtttgGATGAGGGCTCGGGTAGAGAAATGGATTGGCCTACTCGAGTTGCAATTGCAATTGGAGCTGCAAGAGGCTTGGAATATCTTCATGAAGCAGCTGCTCCAAGGATTCTGCATTGTGATGTCAAATCAACAAACATTCTCCTGGATGATAATTGGAGAGCGAAA ATAACTGATCTTGGTATGGCTAAATTCTTAAGAGCTGACGGTCTCCCCAGCTGCTCCAATTCTCCAGCAAAAATGCAGGGGACTTTTGGCTATTTTGCACCAGAGTATGCTATTGTCGGAAAAGCCTCACCCAAGTCAGACGTTTTCAGTTTTGGGGTAGTTCTTCTTGAGCTTATTAGTGGTCGGCAACCCATCTATAAATTGAGCTGCAACAGAGAAGAAAGCCTTGTCATTTGG GCTACCCCTTGTTTACAGGATAGCAGGCGAGTAATTACGGAGTTGGCTGATCACAGTTTAAATGGGAATTTCCCTGAAGAAGAAATGCAGATAATGGCTTACCTAGCAAAGGAGTGCCTGCTTTTGAATCCTGATGATCGACCGACCATGGGTGAGATTGTTCAAATCCTTTCAACAATTGCACCTGATAAATCCAGAAGGAGAAACCTTCCTGTATATCTTTACCAG AGGTCATCCCCTCATAGGATAAGGAGTGAATCCTTCATTCAAAGGCATACCAATCAAATGGAGAAGAGGCCAGTCCCATCCAGTAAACGTTGTTCACTGCAGTTGTCAGGTCCTATTGATGGTGAGGAGACAAGGCCAGCCCCATCAAGTAAGGAATCAACTCCTTGTTCCCCAGCGGTAGAAGTTGATAGTATAGTGTGTGTTGGGGACGATAGCAATGAAGCAGATCATACTTCGCCCGAGTATATAAAGAGCCTGATACTCGAGACTTCGAACAGTTCAAGTTGGCATGCCTCCAATGATGAAGTGGACTTAACTGAGCCACGGTTTGAATCATTTTGGATGGCCAATATTAAGACCCCTTGA